A region of the Chryseobacterium cucumeris genome:
AATCCCAGGTATACTCTCTGAACTCTGAGTACCTTTTAAATGAGGGAAAAATAGGTGCAGATATTTCTTTGAGTAATTATGATGTCAATTTATTTTCATCAAAAGATTCTGATCAGAATATCGGCTATGCATGGCGTATTTTTGGAAATAAGAGCTTTACAAAAAACACATGGAAAGGAACGCCAAGCTTTGAATATCAATATATAGACAGACAGTTTCATATCCTTGACCGTATCAACGATGTAGAATTCTCCAGAGATTTCAACCTTACCCAGGAATTCAATAAAAAGACCCAAAACAGATTTATCTTCAGTTTCCTGAATAAATGGAATAATAAGTCTACGTTGAATTACCGCATCAATTATCTGGATGAACAGGATTCTTACAAAGGGATTAAAAACGACCTTGACTTTGGCTGGCTAACGGGAAAATTCTTTACTAAAGGTAACTTATCTTATCTGAGCACCAATGCTACTCTTCAGGATACAAAATTCATCCGTGGTGGAGTTTCAACAGAGTTTACCGGTAAAAAAGGAAGCTGGGCCATTGGTGGAAGTATGGAACATAATGAGAAGAAGTACAACGATACCCAGCTTATGGATGTCACGAGTTTCAGCTGGAAAGAAATCTTTTTACAAAAGAAAATCGGTGACAGCACAAGAACCAAATTATTGGCAAAAGTATATATGAGGGATAACGACTCTGTACGTGATAACAGGCTTCAGAATATGAACAATATTCTGGGGATCATGGCTGAAAGTCAGATTATCAAAACCGAAAGAACCAGTTTAAATGCTCTAATTCATTACCGAAAATTCTTCTACGCAGGGGCGGAAGGTGAAGTAACCCGTAATAATGATTTCGTTGTTGGAAACATCTTATACAACCAGCAGCTATTCAGAAACGGGATGCGTCTTCAGGCTTTCTATGAGCTGGGGAACGGGCAGGAAGCACAGAGGGAATTCCAGTACATCAAAGTTACAGACGGACAAGGAGTTTATAAATGGACGGATTATAACGGAGACGGCGTTCAGCAGCTGGACGAATTTGAAATTGCGGAATATTCCGATCTTGCCCAATACATCCGTGTCTATACAAATTCTGTACGCTATATTCCTTCCAATAAAAATAAATTGCAATTGGCTTTGTTTGTCAATCCGGCCATTGTTTTCAATTCTGAGAATGGATTTTTAAAACGTTGGAATTTCAATATTTCATTAAATTCTCAAAACTCATTCTACAAAAAGGAAAAAGTACTTGTGCTGAATCCTTTTGAAAAGAACAGTGACCAGATCCTTAAAAATCAGAATATTCTGGCTTCCGTACAGTTTAATCCAACCGATAAATCAGGCTGGAACGGAAATTACCGTTTCATCACCAATGACAATCTCATCAATGCCAATTTCAGTAATGAAGAACGTGAGCAGACTTCTCATTTCCTGAACATAGGATATTGGTTCAATAAAGAATTCAGAGTGGATTGGGAAAACTCGGTTCATGATATTCAAAACTCTTCACAGTTATTTAAAACAAGAGATTATCGTCTGAATAATTTTGAAACCAAGCCTAAAGCAACTTATAAATTCACCGATGCTATTCAGGCTGAATTATCTTCTGCTTTCCGTCAAAAACAAAGATTGGATGGCGAAGAACTTCTTAAGGCTTTTGATGTTACAGGAACTATCCAGTGGGAGCGAAGAAAAACGTCTATCCGTGGAAACTTCTCATTTATCAATAACGATTTTACAGGAAACAATTTCAGTATCGTAGGAAACCAGATGCTGGATGGGCTTAAACCCGGAAAAAACCAGGTGTGGAGTGTATTTATCCAGCAGGCTATCAACTCATTCATCCAGCTGAATCTTAATTACGAAGGAAGAAATTCCGGCGACCGTACCATTCATATCGGAAGTATGCAGGTAAAAGCAAGCTTCTAACAATGGAAGACTGGAAGTGGGTAGCCAAAACTCTTTCACCATTTTAATACTTTTTTCTACTCTTCAGATTCTAAACAAAGCAATCATTTATGCTGATAGATAATATCATATTTATGAATGTTCAGAATTTCGTAAATTTGCACCATGATAAAAATAGGCAACATAGAACTGCCGGAATTTCCTCTTTTGCTGGCTCCGATGGAAGACGTAAGTGATCCTCCGTTCAGACGTTTGTGTAAAATGCATGGTGCAGATTTAATGTATTCGGAATTTATTTCTTCCGAAGGGTTGATTCGTGACGCTATCAAGAGTCGTAAAAAGCTGGATATTTTCGATTATGAAAGACCCGTTGGGATACAGATTTTTGGTGGTGACGAAGAAGCTATGGCCATGTCTGCAAGAATTGTTGAAACGGTAAATCCGGATCTGGTAGACATTAATTTCGGATGTCCGGTAAAAAAAGTTGTCTGCAAGGGAGCAGGTGCTGGGGTTTTGAAAGATATCGACCTTATGGTACGTCTTACAAAAGCTGTTGTAAGCTCTACCCATCTTCCAGTTACTGTAAAAACCCGTTTAGGATGGGACAGTACCAGCATTAATATTGATGAAGTAGCAGAACGCCTTCAGGAAACAGGAATTAAAGCCCTTACGATACATGCAAGAACCCGTGCTCAAATGTATAAGGGTGAAGCAGACTGGGAACATATTTCAAGAATTAAACAAAATCCAAATATTGAGATCCCGATTTTTGGAAATGGTGATATAGATTCTGCGGAAAAAGCATTAGAATATAAGCAAAAGTATGCCTGTGACGGTATTATGATCGGGCGTGCTGCTATTGGATATCCATGGATTTTTAATGAGATCAAGCATTTCTTTAAAACAGGAGAGCATTTACCTGAGCCAACCATTTCAGACCGTTTACTGGCGGTACGTCAGCACGCAGAATGGAGTGCTGAATGGAAAGGAGAAAGGCTAGGCCTGGTTGAAATGAGACAGCATTACAGCAACTATTTCAGAGGAATTCCTCATTTCAAGGAGTTCAGAAAAAAATTCCTGGAAGTTTTCACTATGGAAGAAATGGACAGCCTGATCAAAGAAACCCAACAGTTCTATGAAGAATATCAGGCACAGCTATAAAATAAAAACCATCAGCAAAACTGATGGTTTTTTTATATTGAGAATCTGATATTAATATCCTTCTGATGAAGATTCGTTTTTAATTAATCCCAGAGCTGAAGAAGTTCCAATTCTTTTAACTCCCATTTTGATCATTTTCTCAGCATCTTCGGGAGTTCTTACTCCTCCTGCTGCTTTTACGGGAAGTTTGCCGGCATTGCTCAGCATAATTGTTATTCCTTCAAAGGTTGCTCCGTTAGGTTTTCCTTCGGCAGTTTTATAAAATCCTGTTGATGATTTGACAAAAATTTTCGACAATTCATTTTCAGAGAAATTTTCTTCTGCCCAGGTAGAAATCTTTTTGGTAAGATCTGCAATTTGTGCATCCGTTAAGGCTGCAATTTCAATAATCCATTTTGCAATTTTATGATGCTCAAGTGATAATTGGGTACATTTTACAAATTCTTCTCTTACCAGTTCTATATTTCCCTGTAGATAAGCGGTATAATTAATAACAAAATCCAGTTCATCTGCTCCTTCTTCTATTGCTTTTGAAGCTTCTGCAAGCTTTTCATCAATAGAATACGTTCCTTCGTGGAAACCTATTACAGTTCCTACTACAACATTTGAATTTCTTTCCTGAATATATTTCTTCACCTCCGATACATAATCCGGACGAATCATCACGGCAAAAATACCATTATCTATTGCTTCCTGAGCAAGTTCTTTATCTTTTTGAAGTGTTTCTTCGTGGGAAATACCTGATTGTTCTGGGGTTTTCAGGTAAGTTGAATCCAAATATTGGGCTATGTTCATGTCGTTATACTTTCAATTGTCTGTAAATACCTTGTTCCAAAGATATAAAAGTTTCTGTTCTGGTTACACCCTTCAGCTTTTGAAGCTTGCTAAGGATCTGCATTAAGTGATCATTGTCTTTACAAAGAACCTTCAGAAAAATAGTATAGTTTCCTGTCGTATAGTGGGCTTCCACTACTTCGTTGATATCATGCAAAGACTTTACCACCTCAGGATAATGGCTTGGCTGATCTAAAAATACACCAATGTAGGAAATTACTTTGTATCCAATTTTCTTAGGATTAAGAAATGATATTGAATTTTCAATAACTCCTGCATGTTCGAGTTTTTTGATTCTTTGATGCACTGCAGTGGTGGAAATTCCGACATTTTTTGAAATGTGGGCTAAAGAAGTTTTAGCATTGTCCATCAACATGTAGATGATTTCTTTGTCAATAGAATCTAAATGATAGCTTGTGTTGCTCGAATTTTTCATTTTCTACTTTTTTATTATTTATGTTTTTTAATGTAAATTTTTAAATTTTACAAAAACCGGAAAGTGATCGCTATATCCTCCTAAATACCTCGTACCAGCATAAGTTCGGAAAGGCCGTCCTTCAAAATTTCTGGTTCTGCTGCGGATTTTTTCAGAATTAAAAATATGGGCATCCTGAAAAGCCAGCGTCTTATTATCAAGTAAAGATCTTGACATAATGATCTGATCATACAGCAATCCAGATTTATAATGAAAAGTAGAATAATTTCTTGTAGAAAACAATTGTTGAAAAGGGTTCATTAAAACCTTCTCACGGTCATTGTCATAGAGAATCTGTACTAAATTTTCATCATCCGGGTTTTCGTTAAAATCACCACACAAGATAACATGCTCTTTGTCAGCATTTACAATTTTCATAATCTGTTCCCGGACTTCATTCAATATAAAGGTTCTTTTTGGTTTATTGATATCTTTTTCGCGTTTAGAGGGAAGATGCGCGATAAAGACATTAATAATTTCCCCTTTATATCTGACTTTTGAAAAAAGTACGTCTCTGGTTGTGTCGTAATTTTCTGTGTTTTTATTTACTATTTCAAAAAAGAAAGTAATGGTTTCTGAATCGATTACCTCTACTTTATTTTTATCATATAACATGGCTACATCCACTTTTCTTTCATCCATGGAATTATAATGTACAATTCCATATTCAGAATTAAAGGGTTCCATCCCTACAAGGTCTTCTAAAACTTTCCTTCCGGAAACTTCAGATAATCCTATTAAAAATGGTAATACATCATTTTCCTCCTTCATCAGCTGAAATACGTGTGAGATTTTGAAAAGCTTGTTTCTATATCTCCTTTCATCCCAATTCCTTAATCCTGACCGGGTAGGATCTAATTTGTGGACAGGTTTCGGATCGGGCAAAAATAAATTTTCAACATTATAAAAAGAGAACAGCTCCATCTACACTAATTTCTATACTTTTAATTTATTATGTTCTTTTTACTTTAAGATGTAAATTTATTATTTTTTTTCAATTTTTCGTGATTTACCTTCAAAACAGCAAATCAATTTCCAATAAAAAACAATTCAAATATAGTAAAAAATACTAACGAAATAAATCATTATAAATTAATTTTTCAATTATTTGACAGTTTCAATATATTAACCAAAATTGAGACAATATAAAAAACATGGAATAATAGAAATAAATCTTCAATTTAAAATCACTATTATTAATATTTTTCACACTTTTTTAAATAACAACAAATATTATTCCATTTACCTAAATAAATGGAATTTAAGTGGAAGCAAGAATTATATTCGTTCCTGCAATTTTTGTTTACAGTAAATCGGGACGTTTTTCTTTTGTAATTCTTACAGCTTCATCATGACGCCACTCTTCAATCTTTCCGAAGTTTCCGCTCAATAGGATTTTGGGAACATCTAAACCTTTATAACTTTCAGGCCTTGTATAGATGGGTGGTGAAAGAAGATCATCCTGAAAACTATCTGTTAAAGCGCTTTGCTCATCATTCAAAACTCCGGGAAGCAATCTGATAATTGAGTCTGCCAAAACACAGGCTGCGAGTTCTCCTCCTGTAAGGACGTAGTCTCCAATTGAAATTTCTTTTGTAATATGAAGGTCTCTTACTCTTTGGTCTATTCCTTTGTAGTGCCCACAGAGAAAGATCAGATTTTCTTTGATAGAAAGTGAATTGGCAATTTTCTGATTCAAAGTAACTCCATCCGGTGTCAGGTAGATCACCTCATCATAGTTTCTTTGAGATTTAAGCTCTGAAATACATTTATCCAGCGGCTCAACCATCATTACCATTCCTGCTCCGCCTCCATAAGGCTCATCATCAATTTGTCTGTGCTTATTGACTGCCCAGTCTCTTAAATGGTGAAAATGTACTTCTACCAGTCCTTTATCCATCGCTCTTTTCAAAATAGAAGTTTTGAAAGGACTTTCCATCAATTCCGGAAGTACGCTTATTATGTCAATTCTCATTGTAATGTTCCGTTTTTCTTAGTAGGTATAATAATTAATCTTAAAGAAGAATCTTTGTTGATATAGCTCCACATCCAGTTGAAGAATATGGCCAGCTTATTACGAACGCTCAAAATTAGCATTAAATGGAGAAACATCCAGAAATACCACGCCAGAAATCCCTGGAATTTTATAAACGGCAGATCAACCACTGCTCTGTGCTTCCCAATAGTCGCTAATGAGCCTTTGTCATCATACTCGTATTCTTTCCATTCTCCCTGACTTTTCTTTAAAAGATTTTTACCTAAATTTTTGGCCTGATTAATGGCTACGTTGGCTACCTGGGGATGCCCCTGCGGATATTTCGGTGTTTCCATATAGGCAATATCTCCGATAGCATAAATATTATCGTAACCCTTTATTTTATTATATCGATCTACAATATATCTGTTTCTCACTAATTTTTCTTCCGGAAATCCTCCTACTACATTTCCTGTAACTCCTGCGGCCCAGATCACATTATTGGATGGTATTTCTTTCCCGCTTCTGAGATGTACTTTGTCACCATCATAGTCTGTTACCACTTCCCCGCTCAAAAAAGTAACACCAAGATCTTTCAGATATTTCTCAGATTTTTCCTGAGCTTCACTGCTCATGACAGCAAGGGGTTTTTCTGTGGAACTTACCAGAATAATCTTCAGATGGTCGAAATTCATGTAAGGGTAATCTCTTGGAAGGATGTCCTTTTTCATTTCAGCAAAAGCTCCAGCGAGTTCTACTCCGGTAGGCCCGCTTCCAACGATCACAATATTCCAGTTTCCGTCATCGCTCCTGCTTTTTTCAATAATCAGTTTTTCAAAGGTCATCAGAACATGATTCCTGATACTGATGGCTTCCTGGGTATTTTTCATCCCGAAAGCTTTGCCTTCCAATTCTTTATTTCCGAAAAAATTAGTTTTACAGCCCGTTGCTATGATGAGTTTATCATAGGTAAATTCTGCTTCATCAGTAATGACCTTATTGTTGGCAGGATCTATTTCTTTCACCTCAGTCATACGGAACTGTGTGTTTCTGGATTGCTGAAAAATCTTTCTGAAGGGAAAAGAAATGTTGGAAGGTTCTATCCTTCCTGAGGCTACCTGATAAAAAAGCGGCTGAAACATATGATGGTTCATCCGGTCGAGAACAATCACCTTTTTGTTCTTGTTATTCAATGTTTTTGCAAGCTGCAGCCCCGCAAATCCTCCTCCAATAATGATGATTTTTTCGCGTGTTTCCATAATACACAAATTTACTGATTTTATTTTAGCATTTCGCAGTGAAAAAAGTTAGTTTTGCAAAACTTTATGACACCAAAAAAGTACACCAAAAAAACTGCCAAACAAGTCCATAAATCGAGACGGAAGAAGTATTTTTTCCGGCGATGGGTCATACTGGCAATTTTAATAACGGCACTAGTAGGAACAGGACTTTACTTAAAGCAGTCTGTCAGTTATTACTATGCATTGTACTTTAATAAATTTAAGCATAAAAAGCTTCATAACAGTGAAAAGGAGGCAGCAAGAATTCAGAGAATATTAGCCAGCAACCTTGATAAAACCTATGGTTTTGATGTTTCCCATTATCAGAACCGGGAAGATATCAGATGGGATAGTCTCAGCATCGGAAATAAAACGATTCCGCTGGAATTTGTCGTGATGCGTGCAACGATGGGAAACCGTAGTGCCGACAAGCATTTTGATGAATTTTGGGAAAGTGCCCAAAAACATGAGCTTATCCGTGGCGCCTATCACTTTTACAGAGCCGATGAAGATCCCGTGATCCAGGCCAATAATTTTTTAGACAACGTGAAACTTGAAAGCGGAGATCTTCCTCCGATTCTTGATATTGAAAAAATTCCAAAGCGTAAAACCAACAAAAAACTGGTTGAAGACCTGAAAGTATGGTGTAAAATTGTAGAAGAAGCCTATGGTGAAAAACCTATCATCTACACGTACTACCATTACTATAAAGATTTTCTGAAAGGTGAGTTTGAAGGCTACCCTTTATGGCTTGCCAATTACAACGATGTTCCCTCACCTTCTCCCGGTGACGAGTGGGATTTCTGGCAGTTCACAGAAAACGGTATTGTTCACGGCATCAATACAAAAGTGGATCTTGATGTCTACAATGGTAATTCGTGGTCGTTAAAAAGGCTGACACTGGATTAGAAAGAAGGGAATGTATGGAACGGTTAATTAATTGTCCAGCTGATCAAACTACATATGTATTAATCATCTTCATTCATATTATTGCTTCCGTTTTTATCCATTTTCACATCAATATT
Encoded here:
- a CDS encoding endonuclease/exonuclease/phosphatase family protein; the encoded protein is MELFSFYNVENLFLPDPKPVHKLDPTRSGLRNWDERRYRNKLFKISHVFQLMKEENDVLPFLIGLSEVSGRKVLEDLVGMEPFNSEYGIVHYNSMDERKVDVAMLYDKNKVEVIDSETITFFFEIVNKNTENYDTTRDVLFSKVRYKGEIINVFIAHLPSKREKDINKPKRTFILNEVREQIMKIVNADKEHVILCGDFNENPDDENLVQILYDNDREKVLMNPFQQLFSTRNYSTFHYKSGLLYDQIIMSRSLLDNKTLAFQDAHIFNSEKIRSRTRNFEGRPFRTYAGTRYLGGYSDHFPVFVKFKNLH
- the deoC gene encoding deoxyribose-phosphate aldolase → MNIAQYLDSTYLKTPEQSGISHEETLQKDKELAQEAIDNGIFAVMIRPDYVSEVKKYIQERNSNVVVGTVIGFHEGTYSIDEKLAEASKAIEEGADELDFVINYTAYLQGNIELVREEFVKCTQLSLEHHKIAKWIIEIAALTDAQIADLTKKISTWAEENFSENELSKIFVKSSTGFYKTAEGKPNGATFEGITIMLSNAGKLPVKAAGGVRTPEDAEKMIKMGVKRIGTSSALGLIKNESSSEGY
- a CDS encoding NAD(P)/FAD-dependent oxidoreductase codes for the protein METREKIIIIGGGFAGLQLAKTLNNKNKKVIVLDRMNHHMFQPLFYQVASGRIEPSNISFPFRKIFQQSRNTQFRMTEVKEIDPANNKVITDEAEFTYDKLIIATGCKTNFFGNKELEGKAFGMKNTQEAISIRNHVLMTFEKLIIEKSRSDDGNWNIVIVGSGPTGVELAGAFAEMKKDILPRDYPYMNFDHLKIILVSSTEKPLAVMSSEAQEKSEKYLKDLGVTFLSGEVVTDYDGDKVHLRSGKEIPSNNVIWAAGVTGNVVGGFPEEKLVRNRYIVDRYNKIKGYDNIYAIGDIAYMETPKYPQGHPQVANVAINQAKNLGKNLLKKSQGEWKEYEYDDKGSLATIGKHRAVVDLPFIKFQGFLAWYFWMFLHLMLILSVRNKLAIFFNWMWSYINKDSSLRLIIIPTKKNGTLQ
- a CDS encoding glycoside hydrolase family 25 protein; this encodes MTPKKYTKKTAKQVHKSRRKKYFFRRWVILAILITALVGTGLYLKQSVSYYYALYFNKFKHKKLHNSEKEAARIQRILASNLDKTYGFDVSHYQNREDIRWDSLSIGNKTIPLEFVVMRATMGNRSADKHFDEFWESAQKHELIRGAYHFYRADEDPVIQANNFLDNVKLESGDLPPILDIEKIPKRKTNKKLVEDLKVWCKIVEEAYGEKPIIYTYYHYYKDFLKGEFEGYPLWLANYNDVPSPSPGDEWDFWQFTENGIVHGINTKVDLDVYNGNSWSLKRLTLD
- a CDS encoding Lrp/AsnC ligand binding domain-containing protein, translated to MKNSSNTSYHLDSIDKEIIYMLMDNAKTSLAHISKNVGISTTAVHQRIKKLEHAGVIENSISFLNPKKIGYKVISYIGVFLDQPSHYPEVVKSLHDINEVVEAHYTTGNYTIFLKVLCKDNDHLMQILSKLQKLKGVTRTETFISLEQGIYRQLKV
- the dusB gene encoding tRNA dihydrouridine synthase DusB, whose protein sequence is MIKIGNIELPEFPLLLAPMEDVSDPPFRRLCKMHGADLMYSEFISSEGLIRDAIKSRKKLDIFDYERPVGIQIFGGDEEAMAMSARIVETVNPDLVDINFGCPVKKVVCKGAGAGVLKDIDLMVRLTKAVVSSTHLPVTVKTRLGWDSTSINIDEVAERLQETGIKALTIHARTRAQMYKGEADWEHISRIKQNPNIEIPIFGNGDIDSAEKALEYKQKYACDGIMIGRAAIGYPWIFNEIKHFFKTGEHLPEPTISDRLLAVRQHAEWSAEWKGERLGLVEMRQHYSNYFRGIPHFKEFRKKFLEVFTMEEMDSLIKETQQFYEEYQAQL
- the trmD gene encoding tRNA (guanosine(37)-N1)-methyltransferase TrmD, which encodes MRIDIISVLPELMESPFKTSILKRAMDKGLVEVHFHHLRDWAVNKHRQIDDEPYGGGAGMVMMVEPLDKCISELKSQRNYDEVIYLTPDGVTLNQKIANSLSIKENLIFLCGHYKGIDQRVRDLHITKEISIGDYVLTGGELAACVLADSIIRLLPGVLNDEQSALTDSFQDDLLSPPIYTRPESYKGLDVPKILLSGNFGKIEEWRHDEAVRITKEKRPDLL